A genome region from Bradyrhizobium sp. WSM1417 includes the following:
- a CDS encoding ABC transporter permease: protein MLSYILRRIASTLPVMAIVALFVFSLLYIAPGDPAVVIAGDQASPEDVERIRQSLGLDRPFLIQFGSWVWRILHGDLGTSIFTNLPVSTMIGQRLGPTLSLMMVTLLLTIVVAVPLGVLAAWKAGSLIDRAIMAFAVFGFSLPVFVVGYVLAYIFALELEWLPVQGYTPLAQGVWPWLQNLILPAIALGCVYIALIARITRATMLEVLQQDYIRTARAKGLGQGGILFVHALKNAAVPIVTVIGIGIALLIGGAVVTESVFAIPGLGRLTIDAILRRDYPVIQGIVLLFSFVYVLVNLMIDVVYTIVDPRIRY from the coding sequence ATGCTCTCCTACATCCTCCGGCGTATCGCCTCGACGTTGCCAGTGATGGCGATCGTCGCGCTGTTCGTGTTCAGCCTGCTCTACATCGCGCCGGGGGATCCCGCCGTGGTGATCGCGGGCGATCAGGCAAGTCCGGAGGATGTGGAGCGCATCCGTCAGAGCCTCGGCCTCGATCGACCCTTCCTGATCCAGTTCGGCAGCTGGGTCTGGCGCATTCTGCACGGCGATCTCGGCACCTCGATCTTCACCAATCTGCCGGTCTCGACGATGATCGGGCAGCGTCTCGGGCCGACGCTGTCGCTGATGATGGTCACCCTCCTGCTCACGATCGTGGTCGCGGTGCCGCTCGGCGTGCTGGCGGCGTGGAAGGCGGGAAGCCTGATCGACCGGGCCATCATGGCCTTTGCCGTGTTCGGCTTCTCGCTGCCGGTCTTCGTCGTCGGCTATGTCCTCGCCTATATCTTCGCACTGGAGCTCGAATGGCTTCCCGTGCAGGGCTATACGCCGCTCGCCCAAGGCGTCTGGCCCTGGCTGCAAAACCTGATCCTGCCCGCGATCGCACTCGGCTGTGTCTACATCGCACTGATCGCGCGTATCACGCGCGCCACCATGCTCGAGGTGCTGCAGCAGGATTATATCCGCACCGCACGCGCCAAGGGCCTCGGGCAGGGCGGCATCCTGTTCGTCCACGCGCTGAAGAACGCCGCGGTGCCGATCGTCACGGTGATCGGCATCGGCATCGCGCTCCTGATCGGCGGCGCGGTCGTCACGGAGAGCGTTTTCGCGATTCCCGGCCTCGGCCGGCTCACGATCGACGCGATCCTGCGCCGCGATTATCCCGTCATCCAGGGCATCGTGCTGCTGTTCAGCTTCGTCTACGTCCTCGTCAATTTGATGATCGACGTCGTCTATACCATCGTCGACCCGAGGATCCGCTATTGA
- a CDS encoding ABC transporter permease — protein sequence MTDTTVNPQALPAGFVLAPQLPEILRPVTIRRGFIGLLRGHPTVAIGGTLLLILVLIAIFAPYLGTVDPTALAPAKRTRAPSAAFWFGSDVLGRDIYSRVLFGARVSLTVGLSVAIFASAAGLAIGIVSGFIRWADGILMRFMDGLMSIPPILLAIALMALTRGSVGNVILAITVAEIPRVSRLVRSVVLSLREQPYVDAAVACGTRTPMIILRHILPNTLAPMLIQATYICASAMITEAILSFIGAGTPPTIPSWGNIMAEGRALWQVKPYIVFFPAAFLSVTVLAVNLLGDGLRDALDPRMAKSL from the coding sequence TTGACCGACACGACCGTCAATCCGCAGGCGCTGCCGGCCGGCTTCGTCCTCGCGCCGCAACTGCCGGAGATCCTCCGGCCGGTCACGATCCGGCGCGGCTTCATCGGGCTGCTGCGCGGCCATCCCACCGTTGCCATCGGCGGCACGTTGCTGCTGATTCTGGTCCTGATTGCGATCTTCGCACCTTATCTCGGAACGGTGGATCCGACCGCACTTGCGCCGGCCAAGCGCACTCGCGCGCCGTCAGCCGCTTTCTGGTTTGGCTCCGACGTGCTCGGCCGCGACATCTATTCACGCGTGCTCTTCGGCGCGCGCGTCTCGCTCACGGTCGGCCTCTCGGTTGCGATATTTGCCTCCGCGGCCGGTCTCGCCATCGGCATCGTCTCCGGCTTCATCCGCTGGGCCGACGGCATCTTGATGCGCTTCATGGACGGCCTGATGTCGATCCCGCCGATCCTGCTGGCGATCGCGCTGATGGCACTGACACGCGGCAGCGTCGGCAACGTCATTCTCGCGATCACGGTCGCCGAGATTCCGCGCGTCTCGCGCCTCGTGCGCAGCGTTGTGCTGTCGCTGCGCGAACAGCCTTACGTGGATGCGGCGGTCGCCTGCGGCACGCGCACACCGATGATTATCCTGCGCCACATCCTGCCCAACACGCTGGCGCCGATGCTGATCCAGGCGACTTACATTTGCGCCAGTGCGATGATCACGGAGGCGATCCTGTCCTTCATCGGCGCGGGAACGCCGCCGACCATTCCGTCCTGGGGCAACATCATGGCCGAGGGGCGGGCACTGTGGCAGGTCAAGCCCTACATCGTGTTCTTTCCGGCGGCCTTCCTGTCTGTCACCGTGCTCGCCGTCAATCTGCTCGGCGATGGCCTTCGCGATGCGCTCGATCCGCGCATGGCCAAGAGCCTCTGA
- a CDS encoding ABC transporter ATP-binding protein — protein MALLEVENLQTHFRTPSGINRAVEGVSFHVNEGETLAIVGESGCGKSVTSMSLMRLIPEPPGRIAGSIRFAGKDLLQMSDREMRAIRGNDISMIFQEPMTSLNPVLTVGRQIRETLMIHQGLDKQAAEAHAIEMLILVGIPEPKRRVREYPHQLSGGMRQRVMIAIALACNPKLLIADEPTTALDVTIQAQILKLMLDLKHRVGAAIILITHDLGVVAEIAERVMVMYAGRKVEEAPVADLFRSPRHPYTQGLLGAVPRLGSSLTGTARRLAEIPGQVPDLRKPIVGCVFAGRCALATDLCRQYAPGLEEKGPRHVAACHYAAKGAVAA, from the coding sequence ATGGCGCTGCTTGAAGTCGAAAATCTCCAAACCCACTTCCGTACGCCCAGCGGCATCAACCGCGCGGTGGAAGGCGTGTCGTTCCATGTCAATGAGGGCGAGACGCTCGCCATCGTCGGTGAGTCCGGTTGCGGCAAGTCGGTGACCTCGATGTCGCTGATGCGGCTGATCCCGGAACCGCCGGGCAGGATCGCCGGCAGCATCCGCTTCGCGGGCAAAGACCTGCTGCAAATGTCGGATCGCGAGATGCGCGCGATCCGCGGCAACGACATCTCGATGATCTTCCAGGAGCCGATGACCAGCCTCAACCCCGTGTTGACCGTCGGGCGTCAAATCCGCGAAACGCTGATGATCCACCAGGGCCTGGACAAGCAGGCCGCGGAGGCGCACGCGATCGAGATGTTGATTCTGGTCGGCATTCCCGAGCCGAAGCGCCGCGTGCGCGAATATCCGCATCAACTTTCCGGCGGCATGCGCCAGCGTGTCATGATCGCCATTGCCCTCGCCTGCAATCCAAAGCTGCTCATTGCCGACGAGCCGACCACCGCCCTCGACGTGACGATCCAGGCGCAGATCCTGAAATTGATGCTGGATCTCAAGCACCGGGTTGGCGCGGCCATCATCCTGATCACCCACGATCTCGGTGTGGTCGCCGAGATCGCTGAGCGCGTCATGGTCATGTATGCCGGCCGCAAGGTCGAGGAGGCGCCGGTGGCGGACCTGTTCCGTTCGCCGCGTCATCCCTATACGCAGGGCCTGCTCGGTGCAGTGCCGCGGCTCGGCTCGTCGCTGACCGGCACCGCGAGACGGCTGGCGGAGATCCCGGGGCAGGTGCCTGATCTGCGCAAGCCCATCGTCGGCTGCGTCTTCGCCGGACGTTGCGCGCTCGCGACCGATCTGTGCCGGCAGTACGCGCCGGGGCTCGAAGAGAAGGGGCCACGTCACGTCGCGGCCTGCCACTATGCGGCCAAGGGAGCGGTCGCGGCATGA
- a CDS encoding ABC transporter ATP-binding protein: MSPPLLQVNDLKKHFPVKKGLFSRKPEWVYAVDGVSFEIARGETLSLVGESGCGKSTVGRAILRLFDITAGQVILDGQRIDDAHPSTMRQMRRRVQVVFQDPFSSLNPRMRVRDILAEPIRNFGLAKSAIDLETRVTALMDTVRLPREALNRRPHEFSGGQRQRIGIARALAAEPELIVCDEAVSALDVSVKAQIVNLLQDLQREFGLALLFISHDLAIVEHMTHRVAVMYLGKIVEVAPRYEIFAAPKHPYTKALLSAVPLPEPGAQRNPIILKGDVPSPINPPSGCRFHTRCPYVFDRCRTEEPTLRAAGPEQWVACHLEDSAAVASG, encoded by the coding sequence ATGAGTCCCCCGCTGCTCCAGGTCAACGATCTCAAGAAGCACTTCCCGGTCAAAAAGGGCCTGTTCAGCCGCAAGCCCGAATGGGTCTATGCGGTGGACGGCGTGTCGTTCGAGATCGCGCGCGGCGAGACGCTCTCGCTGGTCGGCGAGTCCGGCTGCGGCAAATCGACGGTCGGCCGTGCGATCCTGCGTCTGTTCGACATCACGGCGGGGCAGGTCATCCTCGACGGCCAGCGTATCGACGACGCCCATCCGAGCACGATGCGCCAGATGCGCCGCCGCGTGCAGGTGGTGTTCCAGGACCCGTTCTCGAGCCTGAATCCGCGCATGCGCGTGCGCGATATCCTGGCCGAGCCGATCCGCAATTTCGGCCTCGCCAAATCCGCGATCGATCTCGAGACCCGCGTGACCGCGCTGATGGACACCGTGCGCCTGCCGCGCGAGGCGCTGAACCGCAGGCCGCACGAATTCTCCGGCGGCCAGCGCCAGCGCATCGGCATCGCGCGGGCGCTCGCCGCCGAGCCTGAGCTGATCGTCTGCGACGAGGCGGTCTCGGCGCTCGACGTCTCGGTCAAGGCCCAGATCGTCAATCTGCTGCAGGATCTGCAGCGCGAGTTCGGCCTGGCGCTGCTGTTCATCAGCCACGACCTCGCGATCGTCGAGCACATGACCCACCGCGTCGCGGTGATGTATCTCGGCAAGATCGTCGAGGTGGCGCCACGCTACGAGATCTTCGCCGCGCCAAAGCATCCTTACACCAAGGCGCTGCTCTCGGCGGTGCCGCTGCCCGAACCGGGGGCCCAGCGCAATCCGATCATCCTCAAGGGCGACGTGCCGAGCCCGATCAACCCACCGAGCGGGTGTCGCTTCCACACCCGTTGCCCATACGTGTTCGATCGCTGCCGGACCGAAGAGCCGACATTGCGCGCGGCTGGACCCGAGCAGTGGGTGGCCTGTCATCTCGAAGATAGTGCAGCGGTGGCGAGCGGCTAG
- a CDS encoding YciI family protein, whose product MLFAIHALDRAGALPTRLAHYEAHKAFLSDTSRFGVKIVMSGPLVSDDGQTMIGSLFLIEAAGRGDVEAFNQADPFAAADIWEKVTITGFLRRQG is encoded by the coding sequence ATGCTGTTTGCCATTCACGCCCTCGACCGCGCCGGCGCGCTACCGACCCGGCTCGCCCATTACGAAGCCCACAAGGCTTTCCTGAGCGACACCTCGCGCTTCGGCGTCAAGATCGTGATGTCCGGGCCGTTGGTCTCCGACGATGGTCAAACGATGATCGGCAGCCTGTTCCTGATCGAGGCAGCGGGCCGTGGCGACGTCGAGGCGTTCAATCAAGCCGATCCGTTTGCGGCGGCCGACATCTGGGAAAAGGTCACGATCACGGGCTTCCTGCGCCGCCAAGGATGA
- a CDS encoding sugar ABC transporter substrate-binding protein translates to MKQTLGYLALPLLMAAALTTQARADGETIAVFTKNQTNPFFQTVRVGADNMAKTLNAKTLQYIPTKPDSIPEQLSQIEDVVVKKPSAIVFTPVDYKAMVPGVEKINEAKIPVVNITDRSAGGKFLSFVGADDYSLGLETARFLLKTLGGKGNIVIIEGVKGSLTNVDRVRGFNDALKENAGAKLLASQPGNYQRLQALQVMENLMQSNAQIDGVLAANDAMAVGAIEALDGANRKAQVIGINGTKEAIDAIKSGKLLASGDYNGFFQGCLGTMMAIRSLRNQPVIAEIVLKPTVITKDNYQPFDVPLEQRSCPTFEEASKLGGK, encoded by the coding sequence ATGAAACAGACACTGGGTTATTTGGCGCTGCCGCTGCTGATGGCGGCCGCGCTCACCACGCAAGCGCGCGCCGACGGCGAGACCATCGCCGTCTTCACCAAGAACCAGACCAATCCGTTCTTCCAGACGGTGCGGGTCGGCGCCGACAACATGGCCAAGACGCTAAACGCGAAGACGCTGCAGTACATCCCGACCAAGCCCGACAGCATTCCCGAGCAGCTCAGCCAGATCGAGGACGTCGTGGTGAAGAAGCCGAGCGCCATCGTCTTCACGCCGGTCGACTACAAGGCGATGGTGCCGGGTGTCGAGAAGATCAACGAAGCCAAGATCCCCGTCGTCAACATCACCGACCGCTCGGCCGGCGGCAAGTTCCTGTCCTTCGTCGGCGCGGACGATTACAGCCTCGGGCTCGAGACCGCGCGCTTCCTGCTCAAGACGTTGGGCGGCAAGGGCAACATCGTCATCATCGAGGGGGTCAAGGGCTCGCTGACCAATGTCGACCGCGTCCGCGGCTTCAACGACGCGCTGAAGGAAAATGCCGGTGCGAAACTGCTGGCCTCGCAGCCCGGCAATTACCAGCGGCTCCAGGCGCTCCAGGTGATGGAGAATCTGATGCAGTCGAACGCGCAGATCGACGGCGTGCTCGCGGCCAACGACGCCATGGCCGTCGGCGCGATCGAGGCGCTCGACGGCGCCAACCGCAAGGCGCAGGTGATCGGCATCAACGGCACCAAGGAAGCGATCGACGCGATCAAGTCCGGCAAGCTGCTCGCGAGCGGCGACTACAACGGATTTTTCCAGGGCTGCCTTGGCACCATGATGGCGATCCGCTCCTTGCGCAACCAGCCCGTCATCGCCGAGATCGTGCTGAAGCCAACCGTCATCACCAAGGACAATTACCAGCCGTTCGACGTGCCGCTGGAGCAACGGAGCTGCCCGACTTTCGAGGAAGCCAGCAAGCTCGGCGGCAAGTAA
- a CDS encoding ABC transporter permease: MTDISKDAIAPPRSFLSQDAIQVFYRLLAALLICAVLAVLSDSFLSLGNILNVLRQASLTFFIASGLTLVVLTAGLDLSVGANVALSACIAGTVIHKTGSPALGIFTGLACGGIVGLLNGVMVTALRIPSFIATYGMLWVLNGLTYWYMAGETLHGFPAGFRQIGSGYLFGLPIPVYLLLVFLGIGTLFAQRTIWGQEIYAIGANPVAARLSGIPVARRLLLVYAVSGTMAGLASIIFLSRLNSAEADIGESLTLPAIAAVLIGGTSLFGGVGTVFGTFIGALILTLVLNGMNLLSVSANWQPLVTGIIVILAVWLDMKTRRRAQ; the protein is encoded by the coding sequence ATGACCGACATCAGCAAAGACGCTATCGCGCCGCCGCGCTCGTTCCTGTCACAGGACGCGATCCAGGTATTCTATCGCCTGCTCGCGGCGCTGCTGATCTGCGCGGTGCTCGCCGTGCTCAGCGATTCCTTCCTGAGCCTCGGCAATATCCTCAATGTGCTCAGGCAGGCGAGCCTGACCTTCTTCATCGCGTCGGGCCTGACGCTGGTGGTGCTGACCGCGGGCCTCGATCTCTCCGTTGGCGCCAATGTCGCCCTGTCCGCCTGCATCGCCGGAACCGTGATCCACAAGACCGGCTCGCCGGCGCTCGGCATCTTCACCGGGCTTGCCTGCGGCGGCATCGTTGGCCTCCTCAACGGCGTGATGGTCACTGCGCTGCGCATCCCCTCCTTCATCGCCACCTATGGCATGCTCTGGGTGCTGAACGGCCTCACCTATTGGTACATGGCGGGCGAAACCCTTCACGGCTTTCCGGCCGGCTTCCGCCAGATCGGCAGCGGCTATCTGTTCGGCCTGCCGATCCCGGTCTATCTGCTGCTGGTGTTTCTCGGGATTGGAACGCTGTTTGCCCAGCGCACGATCTGGGGCCAGGAGATCTATGCGATCGGCGCCAATCCGGTCGCGGCACGGCTCTCCGGCATTCCGGTGGCGCGCCGCCTGCTGCTGGTCTACGCCGTCTCAGGCACCATGGCCGGGCTCGCCTCAATCATCTTCCTGTCGCGGCTCAATTCGGCCGAGGCCGATATCGGCGAAAGCCTGACGCTGCCCGCCATCGCCGCCGTGCTGATCGGCGGCACCTCGCTGTTCGGCGGCGTCGGCACAGTGTTCGGCACCTTCATCGGCGCACTGATCCTGACGCTGGTGCTGAACGGCATGAACCTCTTGTCGGTCAGCGCCAACTGGCAGCCGCTGGTCACCGGCATCATCGTCATTCTCGCGGTCTGGCTCGACATGAAGACCCGTCGCCGCGCGCAATGA
- a CDS encoding ABC transporter permease, whose protein sequence is MREAAVVSQPNPLQRIPGVAIVLVLLIALFSTIAPGFLSVANLSNVLVQSTILTMLALPMTLIIMTEGLDLSMGAVLTLTSLCVAIVSLATHSMLLGLGAGLLVGAAFGFANGWLVAIVGIPPFVATLGTLGMAQGLSLIVSDGQSVVGIPHSVRDIYSATLLGVPVPIVMALVTYAAFHALLYHTRFGTYIFALGGNREALRYAGLSPNRLLIAVYAIGGAMAGIAGLLMTARMNSGHPTAGLGLEFDAIAAVAVGGTSFERGNGWLLGTLLGVLSVGVLRNGLNLISLPSSVQVASVGVLVIVALFLDGLRSRA, encoded by the coding sequence ATGCGTGAGGCCGCGGTCGTTTCACAACCGAATCCGCTGCAACGGATTCCCGGGGTTGCGATCGTGCTGGTGCTTCTGATCGCGCTGTTCAGCACGATCGCGCCCGGTTTTCTATCGGTCGCCAACCTCTCCAACGTGCTGGTGCAGTCGACGATCCTGACCATGCTCGCGCTGCCGATGACCTTGATCATCATGACGGAGGGGCTGGACCTGTCGATGGGCGCGGTGCTGACGCTGACCTCGCTCTGCGTCGCCATCGTCTCACTTGCGACTCACTCGATGTTGCTGGGCTTAGGTGCCGGGCTCCTCGTCGGCGCGGCCTTCGGCTTCGCCAACGGCTGGCTGGTTGCCATCGTGGGCATCCCGCCCTTCGTTGCGACCTTGGGCACGCTCGGCATGGCACAAGGCCTGTCGCTGATCGTCAGCGACGGTCAGAGCGTGGTCGGCATCCCCCACAGCGTGCGCGACATCTATTCGGCGACACTGCTCGGCGTGCCCGTGCCGATCGTGATGGCGCTGGTGACCTATGCGGCCTTTCACGCCCTTCTCTATCACACCCGCTTCGGCACCTATATCTTCGCGCTCGGCGGCAACCGCGAGGCGCTGCGCTACGCCGGCCTGTCACCCAACCGGCTCCTGATCGCGGTCTATGCGATCGGCGGCGCCATGGCCGGCATCGCCGGCCTGCTGATGACGGCGCGGATGAATTCCGGGCATCCAACCGCGGGCCTCGGTCTCGAATTCGATGCGATCGCGGCTGTCGCCGTCGGCGGCACGTCGTTCGAGCGCGGCAATGGCTGGCTGCTCGGCACGCTGCTCGGCGTGCTCTCGGTCGGCGTGCTGCGCAACGGACTGAACCTGATCTCGCTGCCGTCCTCGGTCCAGGTCGCAAGCGTCGGCGTCCTCGTCATCGTTGCCCTCTTCCTTGACGGCCTGCGGAGCCGCGCATGA
- a CDS encoding sugar ABC transporter ATP-binding protein, which produces MSTAALAVEPSSPVPLLELRGISKEFPGVKALDDVSFAVFPGEVHMLLGENGAGKSSLMKVLCGAYRADAGEFYYKGEPVAIHSAADAQKLGIAVIFQEFSLVPHLDIAQNIFLGREPKGRIPGTIDRRRILADARRVLGTIGFEIDPSTIVDKLGVAQQQMVEIAKAISQNARILVMDEPTAALSDRETELLFALIARLKADGVSIVYISHRMAEVFALGDRITVLRDGRRIDGVRPADVTPDQLVRMMVGRNVDMTYPRNFADKPGEVLLEVKSLSATSGISDINIEVRRGEIVGLCGLVGSGRSEVARAIFGADAVTSGEIVFNGKTISGEPDLAARRGIALIPESRKSEGLALLRSVSDNLVVSALRKLFPSGLFDQRSAQRTADGLIRQLRIATPSARQIVGLLSGGNQQKVVIGKWLAAGSKLFIFDEPTRGIDIGAKAEIFALIDRLVAEGAAALMISSEQVEICHVCDRAYVMREGRIAGHLARNELTEENIVRLGMHHA; this is translated from the coding sequence ATGAGCACCGCCGCATTGGCCGTCGAGCCCTCCTCACCTGTCCCGCTCCTTGAGCTGCGCGGCATCAGCAAGGAGTTTCCCGGCGTCAAGGCGCTGGATGACGTGTCCTTTGCCGTCTTTCCCGGCGAAGTCCACATGCTGCTGGGCGAGAACGGCGCCGGCAAGTCGAGCCTGATGAAGGTGCTGTGCGGGGCCTACCGCGCCGATGCCGGCGAGTTCTACTACAAAGGCGAGCCGGTCGCGATCCACTCGGCCGCGGACGCGCAGAAGCTCGGCATTGCCGTGATCTTCCAGGAATTCTCGCTGGTCCCCCATCTCGATATCGCCCAGAACATCTTTCTCGGCCGCGAGCCAAAGGGCCGCATCCCCGGCACCATCGACCGTCGCAGGATTTTGGCCGACGCCAGGCGAGTGCTTGGCACGATCGGCTTCGAGATCGACCCCTCCACCATCGTCGACAAGTTGGGAGTGGCGCAGCAGCAGATGGTCGAGATCGCCAAAGCGATCAGCCAGAACGCGCGCATCCTGGTGATGGACGAGCCGACCGCGGCGCTGTCCGATCGCGAGACCGAGCTGCTGTTCGCGCTGATCGCGCGGCTCAAGGCCGACGGCGTCTCCATCGTCTACATCTCGCACCGCATGGCGGAGGTGTTCGCGCTCGGCGATCGCATCACCGTGCTGCGTGACGGCCGTCGCATCGACGGCGTTCGCCCGGCAGACGTCACGCCGGACCAGCTCGTCCGCATGATGGTCGGCCGCAATGTCGACATGACCTACCCGCGCAATTTTGCCGACAAGCCTGGCGAAGTGCTGCTCGAAGTCAAGAGCCTGAGCGCCACCAGCGGAATCTCCGACATCAACATCGAGGTGCGCCGCGGCGAGATCGTCGGTCTGTGTGGCCTGGTCGGCTCGGGTCGCAGCGAGGTCGCGCGCGCGATCTTCGGCGCCGATGCCGTGACATCAGGCGAGATTGTCTTCAACGGCAAGACCATCTCCGGCGAGCCTGATCTTGCCGCCCGCCGCGGCATCGCGCTGATCCCGGAGAGCCGCAAGAGCGAGGGCCTCGCGCTGCTGCGATCGGTGAGCGACAATCTGGTGGTGTCGGCGCTGCGAAAGCTGTTCCCGAGCGGTCTGTTCGACCAGCGCAGCGCGCAGCGCACCGCCGACGGCCTGATCCGTCAGCTACGCATTGCGACACCCAGCGCGCGCCAGATCGTCGGCCTGCTCTCGGGCGGCAATCAGCAGAAGGTCGTGATCGGCAAGTGGCTCGCCGCCGGCTCGAAGCTCTTCATCTTCGACGAGCCGACCAGGGGCATCGACATCGGTGCCAAGGCCGAAATCTTCGCCCTCATCGACCGCCTTGTCGCGGAAGGCGCAGCGGCGCTGATGATCTCGTCCGAACAGGTCGAGATCTGCCATGTCTGCGACCGCGCCTATGTGATGCGCGAGGGGCGCATCGCCGGGCACCTCGCGCGCAACGAGCTGACAGAGGAGAACATCGTGCGACTGGGGATGCATCATGCGTGA
- a CDS encoding FAD-linked oxidase C-terminal domain-containing protein → MGPRASTSILADRLTGMIGPRASVARGVLDQHGQSESHYRSLPPDIVVFPETTQEVAEIVKLCAGANMPIVPFGAGTSLEGNAAAVAGGVCFDFARMNKVLTVHESDMDVVVQPGITRKRLNAELRGTGLFFPIDPGADASIGGMTSTRASGTMAVRYGTMKDNVMALEVVLADGRVIRTARRARKSAAGYDLTRMFVGAEGTLGVITEITLKVHPVPQAISAAVCSFDTLHNAVDTAISVIQSAIPIARIELLDDVMMRGINAYAKLGYREAPTLFFEFHGSGSSVAEQAEAAQAIAADHGGHSFAWAKAPEDRSRLWHARDNTLYAGLGLRPGARAVITDVCVPISRLAECLTETRRDADAHGFTAPIVGHVGDGNFHMLILIDPARPEETESANALQARMVARAIAMDGTCSGEHGIGLGKIDYLTDELGEAVDVMRSIKSALDPDGLMNPGKIFASGARA, encoded by the coding sequence ATGGGACCGCGGGCCAGCACGAGCATATTGGCCGATCGCCTCACCGGCATGATCGGCCCGCGCGCGAGCGTCGCGCGTGGCGTGCTCGATCAGCATGGGCAGAGCGAGTCGCACTATCGGAGCCTGCCGCCCGACATCGTCGTCTTCCCTGAAACCACGCAGGAGGTCGCGGAGATCGTCAAGCTGTGCGCGGGCGCAAACATGCCCATCGTGCCGTTCGGCGCCGGGACCTCGCTCGAAGGCAATGCGGCCGCAGTCGCGGGCGGCGTCTGCTTCGACTTCGCCCGCATGAACAAGGTGCTGACGGTGCACGAGAGCGACATGGATGTCGTCGTGCAACCCGGCATCACGCGGAAGCGGCTCAATGCAGAGCTGCGCGGCACCGGGCTTTTCTTTCCGATCGATCCGGGCGCCGACGCCTCGATCGGCGGCATGACCTCCACGCGTGCTTCCGGCACCATGGCGGTGCGCTACGGCACCATGAAGGACAATGTCATGGCGCTGGAGGTTGTGCTGGCCGACGGCCGCGTGATCCGGACCGCCCGGCGCGCACGCAAGTCAGCCGCCGGTTACGACCTGACCCGCATGTTCGTGGGCGCCGAGGGCACGCTCGGTGTCATCACTGAGATCACGCTGAAGGTGCATCCCGTGCCGCAGGCGATCTCGGCCGCGGTCTGCAGTTTCGATACCCTGCACAACGCCGTCGACACCGCGATCTCCGTGATCCAGTCCGCGATCCCCATCGCGCGCATCGAGCTGCTCGACGACGTCATGATGCGCGGCATCAACGCCTATGCGAAGCTAGGCTATCGCGAAGCCCCGACCCTGTTCTTCGAATTCCATGGTTCCGGGAGCTCCGTCGCCGAGCAGGCCGAAGCCGCACAGGCTATCGCCGCCGATCATGGTGGCCACAGCTTTGCCTGGGCTAAGGCGCCGGAAGACCGCAGCCGGCTCTGGCACGCCCGCGACAACACGCTCTATGCGGGCCTGGGCCTGCGCCCCGGCGCGCGCGCCGTGATCACCGATGTCTGCGTGCCGATCTCGCGGCTGGCGGAATGCCTCACCGAAACGCGGCGCGACGCGGACGCGCATGGTTTTACGGCGCCGATCGTCGGCCATGTCGGCGACGGCAATTTCCACATGCTGATCCTGATCGATCCCGCCAGGCCGGAGGAGACCGAAAGCGCCAACGCGCTCCAGGCCCGCATGGTCGCCCGCGCCATTGCCATGGACGGCACCTGCAGCGGCGAGCACGGCATCGGTCTCGGCAAGATCGACTATCTCACCGACGAGCTCGGCGAGGCCGTCGATGTGATGCGGTCGATCAAATCCGCGCTCGACCCTGACGGACTGATGAACCCGGGAAAGATCTTTGCAAGCGGAGCGCGCGCATGA